GGTAAACTGCGAGCCAAAGTCAAGAATGAGGATTTTTTCTTGCATGGGCAAAGATAGGATTTTGATTTGAATTTCGAATTTTCGATTTCGGATTTATTATTCATTAAAGGTATTTTAGCCGTATGATCAGTATTCGCCTTGCCACCTTTAACGATATACCCGTATTACAGGCATTAATAGCCTTGTCTGTACGCGGGCTAAGCATAGGCTATTACACCCCGGCGCAGATAGACAGTTCCATCAAATACATTTTTGGCATCGATAGCCAGCTGATAACCGACGGTACTTACTATGTCGCCGAAAACGATGGGGTAATTGCAGGGTGTGGCGGATGGAGCAAACGCAATACCCTGTATGGCGGCGACCAGCATAAAGAAGTTGAAGACCCACTGCTTGACCCATTAACCGATGCCGCCCGTATACGCGCCTTTTTTGTGCATCCCGATTATGCCCGCCAGGGTATTGGCCGGCAAATTATTACCATTTGCGAAAGTGCCGCCCAGGCCAATGGCTTTACCAAATTTGAACTGGGTGCCACCCTACCAGGCGTACCGCTTTACAAGGTAATGGGCTACCATGATGTAAAGGTTATTGATGAACCTTTACCCGA
This portion of the Inquilinus sp. KBS0705 genome encodes:
- a CDS encoding GNAT family N-acetyltransferase, with protein sequence MISIRLATFNDIPVLQALIALSVRGLSIGYYTPAQIDSSIKYIFGIDSQLITDGTYYVAENDGVIAGCGGWSKRNTLYGGDQHKEVEDPLLDPLTDAARIRAFFVHPDYARQGIGRQIITICESAAQANGFTKFELGATLPGVPLYKVMGYHDVKVIDEPLPDGEVLRIVKMRKGV